One genomic region from Vanacampus margaritifer isolate UIUO_Vmar chromosome 2, RoL_Vmar_1.0, whole genome shotgun sequence encodes:
- the pigr gene encoding polymeric immunoglobulin receptor isoform X3 — translation MTRERLKLRNLQSEKHRRGKELGSKSFTDLVMKQVSCLLLSLLPWIPGLLCGLTTQKEYTVLEGDSLILPCPYEPQYASNVKYWCRGKIRASCTSLARTDDSLSDGQSEDKVSIFDDPIQQVFTVRMKNLMEEDSGWYMCGVELGGIWEADDYAFTYVKVIPEMSVVNGRLSEEEGQSVTVQCRYSPRYRESEKKWCRSGDASSCLVTGAEGSYEDKSVAIHDDKTRTLTITIKKLQMKDMGWYWCSAGQQQGPVQVQVLHRSSTTATVTVTPEATAIQPLADADADAPKSITNDCWKPQTFTMQSVMICVSFMLLVALAVLARRVWKHEHSAELRQTKGMKAKHKEDYWLV, via the exons ATGACCAGAGAGAGGTTGAAACTGCGGAACCTGCAGTCTGAAAAACACAGACGTGGGAAGGAATTGGGATCGAAAAGTTTCACCGATTTAGTCATGAAGCAAGTCAGCTGTTTGCTACTCAGCCTGTTGCCATGGATCCCAg GTCTTCTATGTGGGCTGACGACCCAGAAGGAGTATACAGTCCTGGAAGGTGATTCGCTCATTCTCCCATGTCCTTATGAGCCTCAGTATGCCAGCAATGTGAAGTACTGGTGTCGGGGGAAAATAAGAGCTTCCTGCACAAGTTTGGCCCGCACAGATGACTCCCTTTCTGACGGCCAGTCAGAGGACAAAGTAAGTATTTTTGATGACCCGATCCAGCAAGTCTTCACAGTGAGAATGAAGAACTTAATGGAGGAAGATTCTGGCTGGTACATGTGTGGTGTGGAGCTTGGTGGAATTTGGGAAGCTGATGACTATGCCTTCACTTACGTCAAAGTCATCCCAG AAATGTCTGTAGTGAATGGCAGGCTGAGTGAGGAGGAGGGACAAAGTGTCACTGTTCAATGTCGCTACAGTCCAAGATACAG AGAGAGTGAGAAGAAGTGGTGTAGGAGTGGCGACGCCAGCTCTTGCCTGGTGACGGGTGCTGAAGGAAGCTATGAAGACAAGTCTGTGGCCATCCATGATGACAAAACGAGGACTTTGACCATTACCATAAAGAAGCTGCAGATGAAAGATATGGGCTGGTACTGGTGTTCTGCCGGACAACAGCAGGGTCCAGTGCAAGTGCAGGTCTTACACCGATCATCAACTA CAGCAACGGTGACTGTGACACCCGAAGCAACGGCAATTCAGCCTCTTGCAGATGCAGATGCAGATGCCCCCAAATCCATCACAAATGATTGCTGGAAGCCTCAAAC CTTCACCATGCAGTCGGTGATGATATGTGTTTCATTCATGCTGCTTGTGGCCTTGGCTGTATTAGCAAGGAGGGTGTGGAAACATG AACACTCTGCAGAGCTAAGACAAACTAAGGGGATGAAAGCAAAACATAAG GAGGACTATTGGCTAGTGTGA
- the pigr gene encoding polymeric immunoglobulin receptor isoform X2 yields the protein MTRERLKLRNLQSEKHRRGKELGSKSFTDLVMKQVSCLLLSLLPWIPGLLCGLTTQKEYTVLEGDSLILPCPYEPQYASNVKYWCRGKIRASCTSLARTDDSLSDGQSEDKVSIFDDPIQQVFTVRMKNLMEEDSGWYMCGVELGGIWEADDYAFTYVKVIPEMSVVNGRLSEEEGQSVTVQCRYSPRYRESEKKWCRSGDASSCLVTGAEGSYEDKSVAIHDDKTRTLTITIKKLQMKDMGWYWCSAGQQQGPVQVQVLHRSSTTAATVTVTPEATAIQPLADADADAPKSITNDCWKPQTFTMQSVMICVSFMLLVALAVLARRVWKHEHSAELRQTKGMKAKHKEDYWLV from the exons ATGACCAGAGAGAGGTTGAAACTGCGGAACCTGCAGTCTGAAAAACACAGACGTGGGAAGGAATTGGGATCGAAAAGTTTCACCGATTTAGTCATGAAGCAAGTCAGCTGTTTGCTACTCAGCCTGTTGCCATGGATCCCAg GTCTTCTATGTGGGCTGACGACCCAGAAGGAGTATACAGTCCTGGAAGGTGATTCGCTCATTCTCCCATGTCCTTATGAGCCTCAGTATGCCAGCAATGTGAAGTACTGGTGTCGGGGGAAAATAAGAGCTTCCTGCACAAGTTTGGCCCGCACAGATGACTCCCTTTCTGACGGCCAGTCAGAGGACAAAGTAAGTATTTTTGATGACCCGATCCAGCAAGTCTTCACAGTGAGAATGAAGAACTTAATGGAGGAAGATTCTGGCTGGTACATGTGTGGTGTGGAGCTTGGTGGAATTTGGGAAGCTGATGACTATGCCTTCACTTACGTCAAAGTCATCCCAG AAATGTCTGTAGTGAATGGCAGGCTGAGTGAGGAGGAGGGACAAAGTGTCACTGTTCAATGTCGCTACAGTCCAAGATACAG AGAGAGTGAGAAGAAGTGGTGTAGGAGTGGCGACGCCAGCTCTTGCCTGGTGACGGGTGCTGAAGGAAGCTATGAAGACAAGTCTGTGGCCATCCATGATGACAAAACGAGGACTTTGACCATTACCATAAAGAAGCTGCAGATGAAAGATATGGGCTGGTACTGGTGTTCTGCCGGACAACAGCAGGGTCCAGTGCAAGTGCAGGTCTTACACCGATCATCAACTA CAGCAGCAACGGTGACTGTGACACCCGAAGCAACGGCAATTCAGCCTCTTGCAGATGCAGATGCAGATGCCCCCAAATCCATCACAAATGATTGCTGGAAGCCTCAAAC CTTCACCATGCAGTCGGTGATGATATGTGTTTCATTCATGCTGCTTGTGGCCTTGGCTGTATTAGCAAGGAGGGTGTGGAAACATG AACACTCTGCAGAGCTAAGACAAACTAAGGGGATGAAAGCAAAACATAAG GAGGACTATTGGCTAGTGTGA
- the pigr gene encoding polymeric immunoglobulin receptor isoform X1 — MTRERLKLRNLQSEKHRRGKELGSKSFTDLVMKQVSCLLLSLLPWIPGLLCGLTTQKEYTVLEGDSLILPCPYEPQYASNVKYWCRGKIRASCTSLARTDDSLSDGQSEDKVSIFDDPIQQVFTVRMKNLMEEDSGWYMCGVELGGIWEADDYAFTYVKVIPEMSVVNGRLSEEEGQSVTVQCRYSPRYRESEKKWCRSGDASSCLVTGAEGSYEDKSVAIHDDKTRTLTITIKKLQMKDMGWYWCSAGQQQGPVQVQVLHRSSTSKLKATAATVTVTPEATAIQPLADADADAPKSITNDCWKPQTFTMQSVMICVSFMLLVALAVLARRVWKHEHSAELRQTKGMKAKHKEDYWLV, encoded by the exons ATGACCAGAGAGAGGTTGAAACTGCGGAACCTGCAGTCTGAAAAACACAGACGTGGGAAGGAATTGGGATCGAAAAGTTTCACCGATTTAGTCATGAAGCAAGTCAGCTGTTTGCTACTCAGCCTGTTGCCATGGATCCCAg GTCTTCTATGTGGGCTGACGACCCAGAAGGAGTATACAGTCCTGGAAGGTGATTCGCTCATTCTCCCATGTCCTTATGAGCCTCAGTATGCCAGCAATGTGAAGTACTGGTGTCGGGGGAAAATAAGAGCTTCCTGCACAAGTTTGGCCCGCACAGATGACTCCCTTTCTGACGGCCAGTCAGAGGACAAAGTAAGTATTTTTGATGACCCGATCCAGCAAGTCTTCACAGTGAGAATGAAGAACTTAATGGAGGAAGATTCTGGCTGGTACATGTGTGGTGTGGAGCTTGGTGGAATTTGGGAAGCTGATGACTATGCCTTCACTTACGTCAAAGTCATCCCAG AAATGTCTGTAGTGAATGGCAGGCTGAGTGAGGAGGAGGGACAAAGTGTCACTGTTCAATGTCGCTACAGTCCAAGATACAG AGAGAGTGAGAAGAAGTGGTGTAGGAGTGGCGACGCCAGCTCTTGCCTGGTGACGGGTGCTGAAGGAAGCTATGAAGACAAGTCTGTGGCCATCCATGATGACAAAACGAGGACTTTGACCATTACCATAAAGAAGCTGCAGATGAAAGATATGGGCTGGTACTGGTGTTCTGCCGGACAACAGCAGGGTCCAGTGCAAGTGCAGGTCTTACACCGATCATCAACTAGTAAGTTGAAAGCAA CAGCAGCAACGGTGACTGTGACACCCGAAGCAACGGCAATTCAGCCTCTTGCAGATGCAGATGCAGATGCCCCCAAATCCATCACAAATGATTGCTGGAAGCCTCAAAC CTTCACCATGCAGTCGGTGATGATATGTGTTTCATTCATGCTGCTTGTGGCCTTGGCTGTATTAGCAAGGAGGGTGTGGAAACATG AACACTCTGCAGAGCTAAGACAAACTAAGGGGATGAAAGCAAAACATAAG GAGGACTATTGGCTAGTGTGA